In a single window of the Tellurirhabdus bombi genome:
- the rpiB gene encoding ribose 5-phosphate isomerase B — MKSSIAIGADHAGFAYKQELVAYLEKEGYQVRDFGTYTEESTDYPDFAHPVATAVESGQFDQGILVCGSGNGVAITANKHQGIRAALCWLPELAALARQHNNANVLCLPERFVSPEVALECVKVFLATEFEGGRHQRRVGKMSC, encoded by the coding sequence ATGAAATCCTCTATTGCGATTGGGGCAGACCACGCTGGGTTTGCTTATAAACAGGAGCTCGTTGCGTATCTCGAAAAAGAAGGGTATCAGGTGCGGGATTTTGGAACGTACACGGAAGAATCAACGGACTATCCGGACTTTGCGCACCCGGTAGCGACGGCGGTGGAATCCGGGCAGTTTGACCAGGGAATTCTGGTTTGCGGAAGTGGAAATGGCGTGGCTATCACGGCGAATAAACACCAGGGCATCCGGGCGGCGCTTTGCTGGCTACCCGAGTTGGCGGCGCTGGCTCGGCAGCACAACAATGCCAACGTACTGTGTTTACCCGAACGCTTCGTGTCTCCGGAAGTGGCGCTGGAATGCGTAAAAGTATTTCTAGCTACAGAATTCGAAGGCGGTCGGCACCAACGGCGAGTTGGCAAAATGAGCTGTTAA
- a CDS encoding LOG family protein, producing the protein MEAENPIQRSEAQEVSQIQKDLPKRDELLLTADEQRIKEAFQDRNWNEIKSADSWVIFKVMAEFVEGFDKLAKIGPCVSIFGSARTKPNNPYYQIAEDIAAKLVRHGYGVITGGGPGIMEAGNKGAFEQGGKSVGLNIKLPFEQDSNIYIDPDKNINFDFFFVRKVMFVKYAQGFVVLPGGFGTLDELFESLTLIQTKKIARFPIVLVGRTFWQGLIDWIEGTMLGVEHNISPNDMKLISIVDTPTEAVAAIDDFYTKYNLKPNF; encoded by the coding sequence ATGGAAGCAGAAAATCCAATACAACGATCAGAGGCACAGGAAGTTTCTCAGATCCAAAAAGACCTCCCCAAGCGTGACGAATTGCTGCTCACGGCCGACGAACAACGCATCAAAGAAGCTTTCCAGGACCGCAACTGGAATGAAATTAAAAGTGCCGACTCGTGGGTTATCTTCAAAGTGATGGCTGAGTTTGTGGAAGGCTTTGATAAACTGGCTAAAATTGGCCCCTGCGTCTCGATTTTCGGATCGGCGCGGACCAAGCCAAACAACCCTTATTACCAGATAGCCGAAGACATTGCGGCGAAACTCGTGCGCCACGGCTATGGGGTCATCACGGGCGGTGGACCGGGGATTATGGAAGCCGGTAACAAAGGTGCTTTCGAGCAGGGCGGAAAATCGGTGGGTCTAAACATCAAACTCCCCTTTGAACAGGACAGCAACATCTACATTGATCCAGACAAAAATATCAATTTTGACTTTTTCTTTGTTCGGAAGGTTATGTTTGTCAAATACGCGCAGGGGTTTGTGGTTTTGCCCGGCGGTTTTGGAACGCTCGACGAATTATTTGAGTCATTAACCCTGATTCAAACGAAAAAAATCGCTCGTTTCCCGATTGTGCTCGTTGGCCGGACGTTCTGGCAAGGCTTAATTGACTGGATTGAAGGCACTATGCTCGGCGTAGAACACAACATTAGTCCAAACGACATGAAATTGATCTCAATCGTTGATACGCCAACCGAAGCCGTTGCCGCGATTGACGATTTCTATACCAAATACAACCTGAAGCCTAATTTCTAA
- a CDS encoding SRPBCC family protein — MKLVVRTQVEQPLPQVWAGFDQRLFDQLNPPFPPVRVVRFDGSQKGNVVHIELNFLFFRQDWISLITDQQETDKEIFFIDTGNKLPFFLSFWQHKHRLLRQGHQTIIADEVTYKTPGGWLMDWLFYPILWAQFVYRKPIYKRYFAAK, encoded by the coding sequence TTGAAACTAGTTGTAAGAACACAAGTAGAACAGCCATTACCGCAAGTCTGGGCGGGCTTTGACCAGCGCTTGTTCGACCAGCTTAATCCGCCTTTTCCGCCCGTTCGAGTGGTTCGCTTCGACGGTAGTCAAAAGGGCAATGTGGTTCATATCGAGCTAAATTTTTTGTTCTTTCGGCAGGACTGGATTAGTCTGATTACGGACCAGCAGGAAACTGACAAAGAGATTTTTTTTATCGATACAGGAAATAAACTGCCTTTTTTTCTCTCTTTCTGGCAGCACAAACACCGGCTTTTGCGGCAGGGCCATCAAACCATTATTGCGGATGAAGTTACGTATAAGACCCCTGGTGGCTGGCTAATGGACTGGCTTTTTTACCCCATTCTTTGGGCGCAGTTTGTTTACCGAAAACCCATTTACAAACGATATTTTGCCGCAAAATAA
- a CDS encoding DUF5689 domain-containing protein, with the protein MITTLHSIRYWLLGLLVIGLRGAVAQVSLTSGALTYSQNFNTLPATASAPFAQNSTVAGLYAERTGTGTTIVANNGSSNAGNLYSYGATEDRALGSVGSGNAAAGDFTYGLRVKNQTGAAITSLTVAYVGEQWRNAGAAAQTITFAYRVATTEITSTEPGGGEVPTGYTAVPDLAFTSPVTGGTAAALDGNLAANRQAKTFTITGLSVANGSEIMLRWFDPDHSGSDHGLSIDDLSVSVNAPVTGAPAIAIQTNGFRSFTTTSGTPSAPQSYVISGTNFGPSDDLTVTPPTGFEVDLGNGYKASETLPGTRFGAAGTVTVNVRLKGDAVGPYSGSILHRFRGNTIGFPVSGTVTQGTGTGIGTIAEARSKPDNTPLSAVTGGRIAGRVTASNQFGTTAFIQDATGGIAIFSQSFANGVQIGDSVQITGGTIGSFNQLKQVGGTVTFTNVGPKGAPVPKKVSVAQLANYEGQLVAIDNAQVRPLTTVSAPNPVFVFTPDANYDLSDGSGSAQIRSVRFTNLPGNTNPSGPASITGIVGRFRTDLQLQPRFTQDVPSTAPYVLGGGNIDRGRTLDVAAWNIEWLGNTGNGPTNENLQFQNAISVLSGLQSDVIVLQEISSADAITRLLAGLPGYQGNCSPFVSNNPGHELPPNPATPTTVPDDAQRVCILYKPDVLSLVSQRPLLEKAQPLANYPTEPENFWASGRYPYMWTFNTTVNGTQKRLNIVGLHAKANTTQPDSYLRRKYDAQVLYDSLNAQFPNDWLIVAGDFNDDTDFTVATEASIPSTESTYKQFVDDQARYTFVTRSLSDNGFRTYLTSDNVIDQILVSNELTPAYVAGSAGVGIPFTTIADYGNTTSDHLPVVARFDLSLVGTTPEPGTGLAILEPTYDCATGGLLVQTTGGNNAPKEYRIIGLRDWSADPLFFVPSWQRTGTPFNVEVRQNGQVFNRMFTTVCQQTPPPTGALAISGIDYQCPSGRLDVKATGGNGSLIEYRIVGLRDWSSNSTFSVPAWQQNGTTFNVEVRQSGQVINQYFTTLCQANARLGSDASSTAWVATVLENPVKDAIQIQLTALVGITVDIQLTDLYGRPVHRLQAKGVGQTEQILLPVQSQGAGLYLLHLSAADKKQVVKILKQ; encoded by the coding sequence ATGATAACAACACTACACTCAATTCGTTACTGGCTTTTGGGACTGCTCGTAATCGGCCTGCGCGGGGCGGTTGCTCAGGTTTCATTGACGTCTGGTGCACTGACCTACAGCCAGAATTTTAACACGCTTCCCGCCACAGCATCCGCGCCTTTTGCCCAGAACAGTACCGTCGCCGGCCTGTATGCCGAACGAACAGGAACGGGCACTACGATCGTGGCAAACAACGGGTCATCCAACGCCGGAAACCTGTATAGCTACGGGGCTACCGAAGATCGGGCCCTGGGCAGCGTGGGCTCGGGAAATGCGGCAGCCGGTGATTTTACCTATGGTTTACGCGTGAAAAACCAGACTGGAGCTGCCATTACGTCTCTGACGGTGGCTTACGTGGGCGAGCAATGGCGCAATGCCGGGGCTGCGGCTCAGACGATTACTTTCGCGTATCGTGTTGCGACCACCGAAATCACCTCAACCGAACCCGGTGGGGGAGAAGTACCTACAGGCTATACGGCTGTCCCCGATCTTGCTTTTACCAGTCCGGTTACGGGTGGAACCGCCGCCGCGCTGGATGGAAACCTGGCCGCTAATCGGCAGGCAAAAACGTTTACGATTACTGGTCTTTCTGTGGCCAATGGCAGCGAAATCATGCTGCGCTGGTTTGATCCTGACCACAGCGGCAGCGATCATGGTCTGTCCATTGACGACTTAAGTGTATCCGTGAATGCGCCGGTTACGGGCGCGCCAGCCATTGCCATTCAGACGAATGGTTTTCGGTCTTTTACAACCACTTCGGGTACGCCTTCCGCTCCGCAGAGTTACGTTATCAGCGGCACTAATTTTGGTCCATCGGATGACTTGACCGTTACGCCCCCAACAGGCTTTGAAGTTGACCTGGGTAATGGGTATAAAGCTAGCGAGACGCTGCCCGGAACTCGCTTCGGTGCGGCGGGAACGGTGACCGTCAATGTTCGTCTGAAGGGCGACGCCGTAGGACCTTACAGTGGGTCGATTCTGCATCGGTTCCGGGGCAACACCATTGGCTTTCCGGTTAGTGGGACCGTTACGCAGGGAACAGGAACCGGAATTGGCACTATTGCCGAAGCACGTTCTAAACCCGACAATACGCCACTTTCCGCCGTAACAGGCGGTCGAATTGCCGGTCGCGTGACGGCCAGCAACCAGTTTGGAACCACCGCTTTTATTCAGGACGCTACGGGCGGTATCGCTATATTTTCGCAAAGTTTTGCCAACGGCGTTCAGATTGGCGATTCCGTACAGATTACCGGCGGGACCATTGGTTCGTTTAATCAGCTCAAGCAAGTGGGCGGAACGGTGACCTTTACCAACGTTGGACCCAAAGGGGCCCCGGTTCCGAAAAAGGTAAGTGTGGCGCAGTTGGCCAATTATGAAGGCCAGTTAGTAGCCATCGACAATGCGCAGGTTCGTCCGCTAACAACAGTTTCGGCACCTAATCCGGTCTTTGTCTTTACGCCAGATGCTAATTATGATTTATCGGATGGCAGCGGTTCGGCGCAAATTCGGTCCGTGCGGTTTACCAACCTACCCGGCAATACCAACCCCTCAGGGCCGGCCAGCATTACAGGAATCGTGGGCCGCTTCCGAACCGATCTGCAATTGCAGCCTCGCTTTACGCAGGATGTACCTAGCACCGCTCCTTATGTACTGGGTGGCGGTAACATCGACCGGGGTCGGACGCTGGACGTAGCTGCCTGGAATATCGAATGGCTTGGGAATACGGGCAATGGACCGACGAACGAAAACTTGCAGTTTCAGAATGCTATTTCGGTATTAAGTGGGCTGCAATCGGATGTCATTGTGCTGCAAGAAATCTCGTCAGCCGACGCAATTACTCGGCTGCTGGCTGGCTTACCCGGTTATCAAGGCAATTGTTCACCTTTTGTCTCGAACAATCCAGGACACGAATTGCCGCCTAATCCGGCCACGCCTACGACCGTCCCTGACGATGCGCAGCGGGTTTGTATCTTGTATAAGCCAGATGTGTTGTCGCTCGTATCGCAGCGGCCTTTACTCGAAAAAGCGCAGCCTTTGGCCAATTACCCAACGGAACCAGAAAATTTCTGGGCATCAGGCCGTTATCCGTATATGTGGACGTTCAATACAACGGTGAACGGAACGCAGAAACGCCTGAATATCGTTGGTCTCCACGCCAAAGCCAATACAACGCAGCCAGATAGTTACCTGCGTCGCAAGTACGATGCACAGGTGCTTTACGATTCGCTCAATGCGCAATTTCCGAATGATTGGTTGATTGTTGCCGGTGACTTCAACGATGATACCGACTTCACGGTGGCTACCGAAGCATCAATTCCATCAACAGAATCAACCTACAAGCAATTCGTGGATGATCAGGCGCGGTATACATTCGTGACGCGTTCGTTGAGCGACAATGGTTTCCGGACGTATCTAACGAGCGACAACGTAATCGACCAGATTCTGGTTTCCAACGAGTTAACGCCAGCTTATGTGGCTGGCTCAGCTGGAGTTGGGATTCCGTTCACCACCATCGCCGACTACGGAAACACCACGTCCGACCACCTTCCCGTGGTGGCGCGTTTTGACCTGAGTTTAGTCGGGACAACGCCGGAACCTGGCACGGGCCTTGCGATCCTGGAGCCTACGTACGACTGCGCAACGGGCGGCTTATTGGTGCAGACAACAGGCGGAAACAACGCGCCAAAAGAATATCGGATTATCGGCTTGCGTGACTGGTCGGCAGATCCTTTGTTCTTTGTGCCTTCCTGGCAACGCACTGGTACGCCCTTCAATGTAGAAGTGCGTCAGAATGGGCAGGTTTTCAATCGGATGTTCACAACGGTTTGTCAGCAAACACCGCCTCCGACGGGTGCGTTGGCCATCAGTGGCATTGACTATCAGTGCCCGAGTGGTCGGTTGGACGTGAAGGCAACCGGCGGCAACGGAAGTCTGATTGAGTACCGGATTGTGGGGCTGCGAGACTGGTCGTCAAATTCGACTTTTTCGGTTCCTGCCTGGCAACAAAACGGGACAACGTTTAACGTCGAAGTTCGCCAGAGCGGTCAGGTTATCAACCAGTATTTTACAACCCTTTGCCAGGCCAATGCACGCTTGGGTAGCGACGCTAGTTCTACGGCGTGGGTAGCAACCGTTTTGGAGAACCCGGTTAAGGACGCGATTCAAATTCAGCTTACGGCGCTGGTTGGAATAACTGTCGATATTCAGTTGACCGATCTGTATGGCCGACCGGTACATAGATTGCAGGCAAAAGGAGTTGGACAAACAGAACAAATCTTGTTGCCCGTTCAAAGTCAAGGGGCTGGCCTGTATCTGCTTCACCTTTCGGCGGCGGATAAAAAACAGGTAGTCAAAATATTGAAGCAATAA
- a CDS encoding glycine--tRNA ligase, which yields MEGSTKQASAASAPATSLQDIIAHAKEYGFVFPSSEIYDGLQAVYDYGQNGVELKNNLKTLWWKAMTQLHDNVVGIDAAIFMHPLTWKASGHVDSFNDPMIDNRDSKKRYRADQLIEGKAEQYELAGDTERGQALRDELGRLQSADDMEGLRNLIIAEGIKDPVSGTDNWTEVRQFNLMFSTQVGSVAEDASLIYLRPETAQGIFVNFLNVQKTGRMKIPFGIAQIGKAFRNEIVARQFTFRMREFEQMEMQFFVRPGTEIEWYERWRDTRMKFHQALGLPAEKLKFHIHEKLAHYANAAVDIEYQFPFGFREMEGIHSRTDFDLKSHQELSRKKQQYFDNDVDPATGKPFGNYIPYVVETSVGADRLFLATFCNAFTKETVGEGEAQKERTYLKLHPALAPVKVAVFPLVRKDGLPEKAEQVVKALRSEFRVVYEERDAIGKRYTRQDLIGTPFCIAVDYQTLEDDTVTIRYRDTTEQQRVSIAELKQKIGYEVSMERILEQL from the coding sequence ATGGAAGGATCTACCAAACAAGCGTCGGCTGCCAGCGCACCCGCAACTTCACTACAAGATATTATTGCCCACGCTAAGGAATACGGCTTTGTGTTCCCTTCGAGCGAAATTTATGATGGCTTACAGGCTGTTTATGACTACGGTCAGAACGGGGTTGAGCTTAAAAATAACCTGAAAACGCTGTGGTGGAAGGCCATGACGCAGCTTCATGACAACGTGGTTGGCATTGACGCGGCGATCTTCATGCACCCGCTGACGTGGAAGGCTTCGGGCCACGTTGATTCGTTCAACGATCCGATGATTGACAACCGCGATTCCAAAAAACGGTACCGCGCCGACCAACTCATTGAAGGAAAAGCTGAACAGTATGAACTGGCTGGCGATACCGAACGCGGACAGGCATTGCGCGATGAATTAGGTCGCTTGCAGAGCGCCGACGATATGGAGGGTTTACGGAACCTCATTATCGCTGAAGGAATCAAAGATCCGGTTTCAGGTACCGATAACTGGACCGAAGTTCGCCAGTTCAACCTGATGTTCTCGACACAGGTGGGTTCGGTTGCCGAGGATGCCAGCCTTATTTACCTCCGTCCCGAAACGGCCCAGGGAATTTTTGTTAACTTCCTGAATGTCCAGAAAACGGGTCGGATGAAGATTCCGTTTGGAATTGCCCAGATTGGAAAGGCATTCCGAAACGAGATCGTAGCCCGGCAATTCACCTTCCGGATGCGTGAGTTCGAACAGATGGAAATGCAGTTTTTCGTCCGTCCTGGTACCGAAATTGAGTGGTACGAACGCTGGCGTGATACGCGGATGAAGTTCCACCAGGCGCTGGGTCTACCCGCCGAGAAGCTGAAATTCCACATTCACGAGAAGCTGGCCCACTACGCTAACGCCGCCGTGGATATTGAATATCAATTCCCGTTTGGCTTCCGGGAAATGGAAGGCATCCACTCACGGACGGATTTTGACCTGAAATCGCACCAGGAATTAAGCCGTAAAAAGCAGCAATATTTCGACAATGACGTTGATCCGGCAACGGGCAAACCGTTCGGTAACTACATTCCGTACGTGGTGGAAACCTCCGTTGGTGCCGACCGTCTGTTCCTGGCAACGTTCTGCAACGCATTCACGAAAGAAACCGTTGGCGAAGGCGAGGCTCAGAAAGAGCGTACCTATCTGAAACTGCATCCGGCCCTGGCTCCGGTGAAAGTCGCGGTCTTCCCACTGGTTCGGAAAGATGGCTTACCCGAAAAAGCAGAGCAGGTCGTTAAAGCGCTCCGCAGCGAATTCCGCGTGGTTTACGAAGAACGTGATGCCATCGGCAAACGCTACACCCGTCAGGATTTAATTGGGACGCCGTTCTGTATTGCCGTGGATTACCAAACGCTGGAAGACGATACGGTTACCATCCGCTACCGCGACACTACAGAGCAGCAACGGGTTTCCATCGCTGAGTTAAAGCAAAAAATCGGTTACGAAGTTTCTATGGAACGCATTCTGGAACAATTGTAA
- a CDS encoding ComEA family DNA-binding protein: protein MFKSFLPTIRDYFGFSHREARGFVALLVLLSCILLIPWFYRWLTPLPPPSTTLDQPTLDSLLAVLEAEKAKPKPYYAKPQASEMAVSEPVKMTLFAFNPNNTDLESWQRLGLPRWLAERVIRYRSKGGQFRKKEDLLRIYDFPPDLYKKLEAYIVLEPGQTQSNNSRAFSQESLPAKREQAYAKSAPYDRPAKPAIQPFDVNSADTTQLIQLKGIGSKLAGRIVKFRDALGGFVSTEQYREIFGLDSLVVAELQTYGRILTPARKLAINTASVAELDKHVYLSKRQAEILVRYRDQHGPFKSADDLRSIRVLDVAIIERLKPYLSFN, encoded by the coding sequence ATGTTTAAAAGTTTTTTGCCCACCATCCGCGATTATTTTGGATTCTCTCACCGCGAAGCACGGGGCTTTGTTGCCTTGCTGGTTTTGCTTTCCTGTATTTTATTGATACCCTGGTTTTACCGCTGGCTGACGCCCCTTCCGCCGCCCAGCACAACCCTTGACCAGCCCACGCTCGACAGCCTACTCGCCGTACTGGAGGCCGAAAAAGCAAAGCCCAAACCCTATTACGCCAAACCGCAGGCTTCGGAAATGGCAGTGTCAGAACCCGTCAAGATGACGCTGTTTGCGTTTAACCCAAATAACACCGATCTCGAAAGCTGGCAGCGCTTGGGTTTACCACGGTGGCTGGCGGAGCGGGTAATTCGCTACCGAAGCAAGGGAGGGCAGTTTCGGAAGAAAGAAGATCTGCTGCGGATTTATGACTTCCCGCCCGATCTTTACAAAAAGTTGGAGGCTTATATTGTGCTGGAACCCGGGCAAACCCAGTCCAATAACTCCCGGGCGTTTTCTCAGGAATCGCTTCCAGCCAAACGCGAGCAAGCTTATGCTAAATCAGCACCGTACGACCGACCGGCAAAGCCAGCCATTCAGCCCTTTGATGTCAATAGTGCCGATACAACGCAGTTGATTCAGCTAAAAGGGATTGGGTCTAAACTAGCGGGTCGCATTGTCAAGTTTCGAGATGCTTTGGGCGGCTTTGTGTCTACGGAGCAATATCGTGAGATTTTTGGCCTGGATTCCCTCGTCGTAGCTGAATTGCAGACGTATGGGCGTATTCTGACGCCTGCCAGAAAGCTAGCGATCAATACGGCATCTGTTGCGGAACTGGATAAACACGTGTATTTGTCGAAGCGCCAGGCGGAGATCCTTGTCCGTTACCGGGACCAGCACGGGCCTTTTAAATCAGCGGATGATTTGCGTTCAATTCGCGTGCTGGATGTGGCCATAATCGAAAGATTAAAGCCTTATTTAAGCTTTAACTAA